Within Pseudobacteriovorax antillogorgiicola, the genomic segment CTTCCGAGGTTGCTTTGATCGATCAAATGTCCCGGGCTCCTATCGTCGTTGATATCATGGCTGTCGTTTTAGTCTTAGTGCTTCCTGCCATAGTTTTAAGTATTGTTCTTGCTAAAAGGCGGCAATATCTTCTGCATAAAAGAATTCAGCAGGTGATCGCTGTGGTCATGGGAATTTTGATTATTGGTTTTGAATACGAAATGCGAACCATGGGCTGGAGACAGATAGCAGAGGACTCACCATATTACGATTCTTATGTTATGCCCGCGCTGATCGTTCATCTACTATTCGCTATTCCCACGTTTGTATTGTGGATATTGGTGGTTTATGGCGCTGCTAAAAATTTCGGGACCCCACCAAAACCTTCCAAATATAGTATGATACATAAGAGGATGGGGCGTGCCGCGTCCTACCTTTCCTTTGGCACAGGTATTACCGCTTGGTTGTTCTACTGGCTGGCGTTTGTCGTAGGATAAGCCTGAAATCCATAGGCGGCGAATCATCCATGCAGTCGCGGTTGAGATCAGAAGGGGATGGTCGAAGATGACTCAAACGGGTTCGAATAAGGACAAGCGCGGAGTCCTGGTTTGTATATCTGGGAAAAGAAAGGATGAGATCGTCAAACTTCGCCGCGACAATACGATCTTTGGCCGCGAAAAAGCCGATGTGATCGTGAGCGATGCGGAGGTTTCAGCCACTCATTTTCAAGTCCAGAACATTGATGATGTTTACCATATATTCGATATGAATAGCAGCAATGGCACCTACGTCAATGGCGAGCGAATCGTCAAGGCTAAGCTTCGGGAAGGGGATGTGATTGAGATTGGCAAGACCAGTTTTCGATTTGCCCTGGAAGATGAGAAGAATGTTCGTCATATCCCAACTCTCTTTTCTGCAAGTCGTAAAGGCAAGGATCGCACCAATAGCTTGGTGGATACGCTGATTGAAGATGAACTAAAATCTGCAAAGCATATTCAGATGGTTATCCAAGTCACATATGGCGATCAGTCTAGCGAAACCATTGAGCTTCAGCAAAAGGTGGCATTTATCGGCCGAGCATCGAGTTTTGGTCACTTCGACCAGGACACCGAGATTTCTCGCAAGCATCTCATGATTAAGCTCAATGACACTGGTGAGATTTTTGTCGAAGACCAAGGCTCTACGAATGGCTCCTTCATCAACGGCAAGAGGATTACTGGTATGCACCTCGTCAAGAAATCCGACAAGATCACGGTTGGTCAGTGCCACCTGTATATCTACCCAAAAGGAATCTGACCTCGCTATCCATCCTTGTACCAACAGAACGCTAGGGTTCATCGTGTCGAAACCGTCTATAATCAGACGGTGCTAGTTGACTCTATCAAATTTTGCTTTCGGAATTATTTCATCCTGAAAAAACTTTGATTATCCCCGATTTAAAGGCTTCGGATAAGTCTGTGTGAAGGTGGTGCGATCGTGTACTTAGACCTTCTAACGGAGCGAAAGATGAATTACCTGAAGTATGTTTGGATCGCTGTATTATGTAGCTGTGTCCACCAGCCAGAAGATAGTGCGGACCACGAAATATTTGTTAAACCAAAGGGCAGTCTTCAAGTAGAACGATCAAAGGCCAGTGCAACGTTTGCTGGGGTTCAGGTTGTCGTCGAGCCGTCTCTAAAAAGTTCTGAATTCTCCTTCTTAGTAAGAAAACCGCATCGGATGGATTTGATGGATGACCTCATAGACATCGTCGTCGACTCCGCCATGCTCAAAGTAAACTATACCAACGGTACGATTTATATTTCTAAGCAGCCTAAATACCAGCCTCAAAGAAGCCAGCACAGGCGGCGGGCATTTAGTCTCGCTTCCATAAGAGACTCACTTGGAGTCATGGTGAGCTCAAATGGAATGAAATCCTATTCGTGCAATGGATTTTTTATTGACTCTCGACACTTTGTTTCTAACCATCACTGCCTTGTCGGGTCTGAACCTTGCGATGGAATTCAAATCACAGCAAGCAACAGGAAAGTCTTCTCCTGCAAGAAAATCATTGGGACCGATCAAGAGATGGACTATGTGGTCATTGAAACCAATCGGCCCAGATCGGCGAAGAACCAATTTCTCGAATTTGATACCAAGCTCTACTCCTTCGAACAAACAGACAAGCTATGGGTTGTCAGCGTCAGAGACAACATGGAACTTGTCAGCCCTTGCTCGGCGTTAGGCAATGGTATTTCCACAAATGCGGGAGTTCTTTGTAGTAGCCAGAAGGGCTGCCGCTTGGCGAGTTTGCTAAGCCAGTGCTCTAATCGGACGATTGCTTTGGGAGATTCTGGAAGTCCAGTTCTCAATAGCAAGGGAGAGGTTATTGGGCTGCTTTGGGGGTATGTTCATGGCGGAGAAAAAAACTTGCCAGCGTTTGTACCATCACGTCTGCTAAAGCAAGAATTTAAGAATATGGATATATGAAGTTGCCTTATGGTGTAAATGATGATCGCCTCGATCATCATTCCCCTTTTTTCCGATCTATCTATTGTTAATCAGCGTGACAGCTTTTGACTTGTGCTCGGAGTTGATCCAATTCACGCGACAAGTAATGGTATGGTCATGGCTTTCTTCCGACTGCTCATCACCTTCCACCCGCTTTTTGGGAGTGGTCGAGCCAACAACTTTGGCAAATAGAGTTTGACCATCCTTGAGAATCAACTTTACCAGACCATAATTAGCTAGCCCCATGGGAATTCGGATCTGAAAGAAGTCACCGCCCACTCGTTCCAGCCTGGCATCAAGATTGATTTCACAAAAGGTGTAGCGATGGCTCCGCGAGATATGAATGTTTTGTCCTGAGCTGCCATTCTTTGTTTTAAGGTATTTTGATTGGATCAAATCTGGAAGGTTTTTGGGAATCTGAAACAAAGCTTCGATATTTCTGCCGAGGGCAAAGTTGTGAAACTTAGCGACATCCTCTTTTTTTGCCCCTACCAAAACCACTGTGGAGTGATCAGGTGTTTGCGCAACCATATCTTGGAAGCGGCCCATGGCTTCTCCTTCACAAAGGCGATATTCAATGAAAACCAGTGACGGGGTAAAGTATTTAGGTTCACTGATAAGGCTCTTCTTTTGTAAGGCGGAGTGAACGTCAAATAATTTGGGATCTAAGTACTTCATGATCGCGTTGCGCAATGCTGGAGATTGCATCGCTAAAAATACCTTTTTCTTATCCCCTCGATTATTCTTCTTTAGCTCGTTGATGACGTGTTCGACGTTTTCGGGAGGTGCGTCTTGATCTGCTTCCCAGCTGCAAACCGCGGCTTCCGAAAATCGGTAGGCTAGATTTTTACTTTCTTGAGATTTTACCTTTAGATTTAAAACTTGGCTGCCCATCTCATCAGCGAGGGGGCCGCTAACGCGCAGTCCATCGCCAAGATAAGGTCTGGCTTTCGATTCAAGCCATATCTCCTCACCGTTGATCCAGGTGATCCGAGCTGGGATACCCACGGCTATCGAGTCATTGACGGTTGAGCCCTGCTGTGCAGATAGCTGCGACATTTCATTATTGCTGGCTGTGGAAAACTGGAATCGGTGCAACCAGTCGCTTTCATCCAGGGAAAGAGGAATGATGTCACGGAAGCCGTAGCAAGACGCATAAAAGCACAGCTCATCGTTCGCTTTAGACAAAGATAGTAGAAGGCGTGCCCCTTGGATGTCTGGCATGCCTGCTAATTGATCCATGGCCTGCCTAACTTGCTCCGGATCAAGTTCGTCACCAATAAGAATAATTGACACTCGTTTGACGAGCAGGTCCTTATACATATCTTCGAAGTTACTATAGAATGTGACGACAAAGTCGAGTTCTTCGAGAAGGGCAGATCTTTCCTCGTGCAAGGGGCTTGGGTGATCGACGAGCCAATAAATGCCCTGGCGCTTCATGTGTCCTCCCTGGCGCTAAATGTCCAGCATATTTGATAATGCATCGGCTTGTCTAAGGCAGAATTAAGAATCCTTCTGCCATAGCCGAAGGATTCAGAATAACATATTGTAATTCTTGGAGAAAGGCTTATATATGCAGGCTGCTATGGGCCTTGCGAAGGAGTGCTTCTGTGGTTTCAAAATCAATACAGCCGTCGGTCACAGACTGGCCATAGGTTAGCGGACGTTGATCCAAGCTCTGCTTGCCCCCAACCAAAAAGCTTTCCAGCATCAGCCCTAGGATGGATTGCTCGCCTTGGTTAATGGTTTCGATGACCTCTTCGAATACCTCTGGCTGGCGCCGATAGTCTTTATTGCTGTTACCGTGACTACAATCGATCATGATGCGTCGTGCGTTAGGCTCAGCCTTTAGCAAGGATTTCGCTGTTTGTATGGACTTGCGATCGTAGTTTGGTTGCCCTCCACCACCTCGCAAGATGATATGGACATCTTTATTGCCCTTGGTTCGAACAATACTGGTGTGCCCTTGGCTATCGATGCCTAGAAAGGCGTGAGGAGCTTGTGCTGAAACCATAGCATTGGCGGCAATGTCGAGACTGCCGTCAGTTGCGTTTTTGAAACCGACGGGCATAGAGAGGCCGCTTGCCATCTCTCGGTGGGTCTGACTTTCGGTTGTCCGAGCACCGATTGCTGCCCATGAAACAAGGTCGCTGGTATATTGTGGAACGATCGGATCCAAGAACTCCGTAGCTGCAGGAAGCCCTAGTTCTGCAATTGATATCAGTGCCTGGCGAGCCTTGCGGATGCCGGCAGCCATATCTTGGGAGTCATCGAGGTGAGGATCGTTGATCAAGCCTTTCCAGCCAACGGTGGTACGTGGTTTTTCAAAATAGACCCGCATGATGATGAACAGCTTATCTTCTAATTCCTGGCGTAGCTTATTTAGTTTATTGGCGTACTCTAGGCCTGCTTTCTGATCATGGAATGAGCATGGGCCGACGATTACTAGGAGCCGTGGGTCGTCTCCCTGTAGTGCACTGCGAATCTGTGATCGGTAGTCTAATACTTGGTCGATAACAGTATTCGGTGCTGGGTGAGCCTTTCTCATCTCGACCGGGGATATGAGGGCTTCGAACTCGCGGATATGGGTGTTACTACTTTTCTGAGACATGATATTTCTTTCCTAGGTGACCGGATACTTGTAGCCCTGAGTTGCTTGCCAGCAGGGCTTAAATCTTGATCATTTAGGCATATTCCAGCCGGGTGAGCAAGGCCCAATGCCTTGATAGCCAACGACAGGGAAAAATTTGCTACCATCGAGTGCTGTGAATTATCTTCGCAAACATGTTATCCTTGGCAGTGAGCGGTGGACTGTCGTAGAGGGTAACATGAGTGTTTCTATTGATGTTTTGAGAGGCTACAGGCTGTTTTCTGAGCTTTCGGAAAGCGAGCTGAAATCCCTATCAGATAAATTTAGAATGAAAACGGTTCCCGACAAAGAAGTCTTTATTCATGCCAACGAGATTTCCCACAATATATATCTGATCGT encodes:
- a CDS encoding DUF420 domain-containing protein; translated protein: MLFNQLSSEVALIDQMSRAPIVVDIMAVVLVLVLPAIVLSIVLAKRRQYLLHKRIQQVIAVVMGILIIGFEYEMRTMGWRQIAEDSPYYDSYVMPALIVHLLFAIPTFVLWILVVYGAAKNFGTPPKPSKYSMIHKRMGRAASYLSFGTGITAWLFYWLAFVVG
- a CDS encoding FHA domain-containing protein — its product is MTQTGSNKDKRGVLVCISGKRKDEIVKLRRDNTIFGREKADVIVSDAEVSATHFQVQNIDDVYHIFDMNSSNGTYVNGERIVKAKLREGDVIEIGKTSFRFALEDEKNVRHIPTLFSASRKGKDRTNSLVDTLIEDELKSAKHIQMVIQVTYGDQSSETIELQQKVAFIGRASSFGHFDQDTEISRKHLMIKLNDTGEIFVEDQGSTNGSFINGKRITGMHLVKKSDKITVGQCHLYIYPKGI
- a CDS encoding S1 family peptidase yields the protein MNYLKYVWIAVLCSCVHQPEDSADHEIFVKPKGSLQVERSKASATFAGVQVVVEPSLKSSEFSFLVRKPHRMDLMDDLIDIVVDSAMLKVNYTNGTIYISKQPKYQPQRSQHRRRAFSLASIRDSLGVMVSSNGMKSYSCNGFFIDSRHFVSNHHCLVGSEPCDGIQITASNRKVFSCKKIIGTDQEMDYVVIETNRPRSAKNQFLEFDTKLYSFEQTDKLWVVSVRDNMELVSPCSALGNGISTNAGVLCSSQKGCRLASLLSQCSNRTIALGDSGSPVLNSKGEVIGLLWGYVHGGEKNLPAFVPSRLLKQEFKNMDI
- a CDS encoding 3-deoxy-7-phosphoheptulonate synthase, giving the protein MSQKSSNTHIREFEALISPVEMRKAHPAPNTVIDQVLDYRSQIRSALQGDDPRLLVIVGPCSFHDQKAGLEYANKLNKLRQELEDKLFIIMRVYFEKPRTTVGWKGLINDPHLDDSQDMAAGIRKARQALISIAELGLPAATEFLDPIVPQYTSDLVSWAAIGARTTESQTHREMASGLSMPVGFKNATDGSLDIAANAMVSAQAPHAFLGIDSQGHTSIVRTKGNKDVHIILRGGGGQPNYDRKSIQTAKSLLKAEPNARRIMIDCSHGNSNKDYRRQPEVFEEVIETINQGEQSILGLMLESFLVGGKQSLDQRPLTYGQSVTDGCIDFETTEALLRKAHSSLHI